A genomic segment from Klebsiella africana encodes:
- a CDS encoding ATP-dependent endonuclease, whose translation MLLERVEIVGFRGINRLSLMLEQNNVLIGENAWGKSSLLDALTLLLSPEFDLYHFVRDDFWFPPGDIQGREHHLHIILTFRETEPGRHRVRRFRPLQRCWVPCDDGYHRVFYRLEGELAGDDSVLTLRSFIDGEGEALALEDIDELARHLVRLMPVLRLRDARFMRRIHNGTVPHSPQIEITARQLDFLSRELVSHPQNLSDGQIRQGLSAMVQLLEHYFAEQSSAQTRHRLMRRRSHDEQRSWRYLDIINRMIDKPGGRSHRVILLGLFATLLQAKGTVRLDRDARPLLLIEDPETRLHPIMLSVAWHLLNLLPLQRVTTTNSGELLSLTPVEQVCRLVRESARVSAWRLGPGGMNAEDSRRIAFHIRFNRASSLFARCWLLVEGETETWVINELARQCGHHFDAEGVKVIEFAQSGLKPLIKFARRMGIQWHVLVDGDEAGKKYAATVRGLLNNDRELERDHLTSLPALDMEHFMYRQGFDDVYHRVAQIPANVPMNMRRVITKAIHRSSKPDLAIEVAMEAGRRGVDAVPTLLKKMFSRVLWLARGRAD comes from the coding sequence TTCTTGAGCGCGTAGAAATCGTCGGTTTTCGCGGTATCAATCGTTTGTCGTTGATGCTGGAGCAAAATAACGTCCTGATCGGGGAGAACGCGTGGGGGAAGTCCAGTCTGCTCGATGCGCTGACCCTGCTTTTGTCCCCTGAGTTCGATCTTTATCACTTTGTTCGCGATGACTTCTGGTTTCCGCCCGGTGACATCCAGGGACGCGAACACCATTTGCACATTATCCTGACCTTCCGCGAAACGGAGCCGGGGCGTCATCGGGTGCGGCGCTTTCGTCCGCTTCAGCGCTGCTGGGTGCCTTGCGATGACGGGTATCACCGGGTGTTCTACCGCCTCGAGGGCGAGCTCGCCGGGGACGACAGCGTGTTGACCCTGCGCAGTTTTATCGATGGTGAAGGTGAAGCGCTGGCGCTGGAAGATATTGACGAGCTGGCCCGACACCTGGTGCGATTGATGCCGGTGTTGCGCCTGCGCGACGCGCGCTTTATGCGGCGCATTCATAACGGAACGGTACCGCATTCGCCGCAGATAGAGATCACTGCCCGTCAGCTGGACTTTCTGTCCCGCGAACTGGTGAGTCATCCGCAAAACCTGTCGGACGGTCAGATCCGCCAGGGGCTGTCGGCCATGGTGCAACTGCTGGAGCATTACTTTGCTGAGCAAAGTAGCGCTCAGACGCGACATCGCCTGATGCGGCGGCGCTCTCATGATGAACAGCGCAGCTGGCGGTATCTGGATATTATCAACCGGATGATTGATAAGCCCGGCGGGAGAAGCCATCGGGTGATCCTGCTGGGGCTGTTTGCCACCCTACTGCAGGCCAAAGGAACGGTACGCCTCGATCGCGATGCACGGCCGTTGCTGCTGATTGAAGATCCGGAAACCCGTCTGCATCCGATCATGCTCTCTGTCGCCTGGCACCTGCTGAATTTGTTGCCGTTACAGCGCGTGACCACCACCAACTCCGGAGAGCTGTTGTCCCTGACGCCGGTGGAGCAGGTTTGCCGGCTGGTGCGCGAATCTGCGCGGGTATCGGCGTGGCGGCTGGGGCCCGGCGGAATGAATGCCGAAGACAGTCGGCGTATCGCCTTTCATATTCGCTTCAACCGCGCCTCATCACTCTTCGCCCGCTGCTGGCTGCTGGTGGAGGGAGAGACAGAGACCTGGGTTATCAACGAGCTGGCCCGCCAGTGTGGTCATCATTTTGATGCCGAGGGGGTGAAGGTGATTGAATTTGCTCAGTCCGGCCTGAAACCGTTAATCAAATTTGCCCGACGGATGGGGATCCAGTGGCACGTGCTGGTGGATGGTGATGAAGCGGGGAAAAAATATGCCGCGACGGTACGCGGTCTGCTTAACAACGATCGGGAGCTGGAGCGCGACCATCTGACCAGCTTGCCGGCGCTGGATATGGAGCATTTTATGTACCGCCAGGGATTTGATGACGTTTATCACCGGGTGGCGCAGATCCCGGCCAATGTCCCGATGAATATGCGGCGGGTGATCACCAAGGCCATTCATCGTTCATCTAAGCCCGATCTGGCGATAGAGGTGGCGATGGAAGCGGGTCGTCGCGGCGTGGACGCCGTGCCTACGTTGCTGAAAAAAATGTTCTCGCGGGTGCTGTGGCTGGCACGCGGTCGCGCCGATTAA